Proteins encoded together in one Flavobacteriales bacterium window:
- a CDS encoding T9SS type A sorting domain-containing protein, with product MKHISILTLFIFTFFSGFAQNDISTRSDVSAELAPFYHGVASGDPLSDRVIIWTRYTPDVSADPVTINWEVATDTGFTNVVQSGTFDTDVDRDWTVKVDVSGLQPNMWYFYRFEYGGDHSLVGRTRTAPTGMVDSLRFAVVSCSDYVDGFFHGYREISQRNDVDAVIHLGDYIYENGSVGTIGRPHEPEARITELDDYRQRYSQYRLDPDLRCVHQMYPFINVWDDHELANNAWMGGAEAHDPATDGNWEDRKGFAARAYHEWIPFREPNANDSLQIYRTQQWGDLVDLFMADTRIIGRDEQNANAIDDPDRHILGEAQLGWLTNEMANSTAQWKVLGQQVMMGALEIPFIGIPPASEDSWNGYRWERENFYDTVLVHDIENLVVLTGDIHTAWAMNLEKDNSKVGVEFVCTSITTQNSPLPVPVSAISGANPHIKYAKLTGHGYYILDINHDRVQADFQWVGDIENANDMSATEGPYWYTTDQSRELTEANAASVPRAEMPILLPPNSCMSVEDTSGTGIAEQPIAAVIGTYPNPFWENFLIKTFLFDNQPVTVQVFDAKGALAIDQGTTKLNQGLHYIQVSGSDLPKGTYFLKLQIADKLYTRQVVRM from the coding sequence ATGAAACATATTTCCATTCTGACCTTATTCATTTTCACCTTCTTTTCGGGCTTCGCCCAGAACGACATCTCGACCCGTAGCGATGTAAGCGCTGAACTTGCCCCGTTCTACCACGGTGTGGCCTCGGGCGACCCGCTGTCTGACCGTGTCATCATCTGGACACGCTACACACCCGATGTATCTGCCGACCCTGTTACCATCAACTGGGAAGTGGCCACCGATACCGGTTTCACAAACGTGGTGCAGAGTGGCACCTTCGATACGGATGTGGACCGCGACTGGACCGTGAAGGTGGACGTTAGCGGCCTACAGCCGAACATGTGGTACTTCTACCGTTTCGAATATGGTGGTGATCACTCCCTTGTCGGAAGAACAAGGACAGCCCCCACGGGCATGGTCGATTCGCTGCGCTTTGCGGTGGTTTCCTGTTCTGATTATGTGGACGGCTTCTTCCACGGCTATCGTGAGATAAGTCAACGCAACGATGTGGATGCCGTGATCCACTTGGGAGATTACATCTACGAGAACGGTTCGGTGGGTACCATTGGCCGACCTCACGAACCAGAGGCACGTATCACCGAACTGGACGATTACCGTCAGCGCTACTCACAGTATCGCTTGGACCCTGACCTGCGCTGTGTACACCAGATGTACCCTTTCATCAATGTGTGGGATGACCACGAACTGGCAAACAATGCTTGGATGGGCGGTGCCGAGGCACACGACCCTGCCACCGATGGCAACTGGGAAGACCGCAAAGGTTTTGCCGCCCGTGCCTACCACGAATGGATTCCCTTCCGCGAGCCGAATGCGAACGATTCGCTACAGATATACCGCACGCAGCAATGGGGCGACCTCGTTGACCTTTTCATGGCCGACACACGCATTATTGGCCGCGATGAGCAGAACGCCAATGCCATTGACGACCCCGACCGCCACATCTTGGGTGAGGCTCAGTTGGGTTGGCTTACCAACGAGATGGCCAACAGCACTGCCCAATGGAAAGTTCTGGGTCAGCAGGTAATGATGGGCGCATTGGAAATTCCATTCATCGGCATACCGCCTGCAAGCGAGGATTCGTGGAACGGCTACCGTTGGGAGCGCGAGAACTTCTACGATACCGTTCTGGTACATGATATTGAAAACCTGGTGGTGCTTACCGGAGACATCCATACCGCGTGGGCCATGAACCTTGAGAAGGACAACAGCAAGGTGGGTGTGGAATTCGTCTGCACCAGCATCACCACGCAGAACTCGCCTCTGCCCGTTCCTGTTTCGGCCATCTCTGGTGCCAACCCGCACATCAAGTATGCGAAGCTTACGGGCCACGGCTACTACATTCTCGACATCAACCACGACCGTGTGCAAGCTGACTTTCAGTGGGTGGGCGACATTGAGAATGCCAATGACATGAGCGCCACCGAAGGGCCTTACTGGTACACCACCGACCAATCGCGGGAGCTGACCGAGGCCAACGCTGCTTCCGTGCCACGTGCCGAAATGCCGATACTACTTCCTCCCAACAGCTGCATGAGCGTAGAGGACACCTCAGGCACGGGCATTGCGGAGCAGCCCATTGCGGCCGTTATCGGCACCTACCCCAACCCGTTCTGGGAGAACTTCCTTATCAAGACCTTTCTGTTCGATAACCAACCGGTAACGGTGCAGGTGTTCGATGCCAAAGGAGCGTTGGCCATCGACCAAGGAACCACCA
- a CDS encoding DUF1295 domain-containing protein: MKKTAIVLFASILAIPAIAIYLADPLTALQVEAIRSTVSVYAVVAFLCFLLSEVTKNYSQVDKLWSIIPIFHAWNMASIAGFNERTVLMASLVTVWGIRLTLNFARRGGYSWKFWEGEEDYRWKVLRQRFNFKHGWMWSLFNLFFISYYQLGIVLVITYPMLFALDSTEPLGVFDMLVTAIMLGFIIFETIADNQQWRFQTEKHRFMKETGKKGDDFEGGFNQRGLWSLSRHPNYFAEQSIWITFYLFSVVATGIWFNWSIIGAALIVLLFKNSSDFSEEITAKKYPLYAERQKTVPRFIPDFRRLLRKPKKLSAEL, from the coding sequence ATGAAAAAGACCGCCATCGTTCTCTTTGCCTCCATTCTGGCCATTCCTGCCATTGCCATCTACTTGGCCGACCCATTGACCGCACTCCAAGTGGAAGCCATCCGCTCCACCGTTTCGGTGTATGCCGTGGTGGCCTTTCTGTGCTTTCTCCTCAGCGAAGTGACCAAGAATTACAGCCAAGTGGATAAGCTCTGGAGCATCATCCCCATTTTTCATGCGTGGAACATGGCCTCCATTGCTGGATTTAACGAACGTACCGTTCTGATGGCATCGCTGGTCACCGTTTGGGGCATCCGCCTCACACTGAACTTTGCGCGAAGAGGCGGCTATTCGTGGAAGTTTTGGGAAGGCGAGGAAGATTACCGCTGGAAGGTGCTGCGGCAGCGGTTCAACTTCAAACATGGTTGGATGTGGAGCCTCTTCAACCTCTTCTTCATCTCGTATTACCAGTTGGGCATCGTCCTCGTTATCACTTACCCCATGCTCTTTGCATTGGACAGCACCGAACCATTGGGAGTCTTCGACATGCTGGTTACCGCCATCATGCTCGGTTTTATCATCTTCGAGACCATTGCCGACAACCAGCAATGGAGATTCCAAACGGAAAAGCACCGTTTTATGAAAGAGACCGGCAAGAAAGGGGACGATTTTGAAGGCGGCTTCAACCAGCGTGGGCTTTGGAGCCTTTCGCGGCACCCGAACTATTTTGCAGAGCAGAGCATCTGGATCACGTTCTACCTGTTCAGCGTAGTGGCCACGGGCATCTGGTTCAATTGGTCCATTATTGGTGCAGCGCTCATTGTACTGTTGTTCAAGAACAGTTCCGATTTCAGCGAGGAGATAACCGCCAAGAAGTACCCATTGTATGCCGAACGGCAGAAAACCGTTCCCCGGTTCATTCCTGATTTCCGTAGGCTGCTTAGGAAGCCCAAGAAGCTTTCAGCTGAACTTTAA